CGCCGAAGCAGCGCGGCCAGCGAGCGCAACCCACGCAGGCTTCCGGGATGGTTCGGCGCCAGCGTTCCAGGTAATCGCAGGCGAGGAGCTCGGCCAGGGGCTCGGCGAACAGGTTGCCGAAGACAACTGGCGAGTGGTTGCACAGGCGCAGGTTGCCGTCGAGGTCGAGCACCAGCGGGCGACGCGCGGCATCGGCGCTGCAGCTCGTGAAGCGCAGGTGGCGATAGGCGTGCGGATCGACGAGGCAGTGGGGGACGCCGACATTCGAGGTGAGCTTGAGTCCCAGTGCGGCGGCCTGCGCATCCGCCGTCGCGAAAGCCTCGCGCAGCTGCTCCAGCGTGGGCAGGAGCGCCGGCAGTTCCGCGAGTCCGCGACCACCGGGATTGAAGCGATTGATCATCACCTGACGGAGTCCGCGGTTCGCGAGGAAGGCGAGGGTGTCGGCGAGTCCCGTGCAGTTGTCGCGCGTCAGGACGACCACGGGAACGACCCGCGCGCCCAGCGCCTGGAGCTGATCCAGCGAGCGCAGCACCCGCTGCCACGAGCCGGGCTTGCCGGTGAGCGCATCGTGCACGGCACACTCGGCGGAGAGCAGCGGCAGCTCGAAGATCGACATGCCGAGTTCCACGAGCGCCGAGTAATCGTCCCGCGTGCCCA
This bacterium DNA region includes the following protein-coding sequences:
- a CDS encoding radical SAM protein, coding for MRRAARPTLAAVVFEVTPRCNLACRYCYAPWQAPTPQMVAPAAPRFARAERALRRLFAVAAPRSVSFTGGEPLLAERLPELVLLCRLQGAAVNIISNGTVGTRDDYSALVELGMSIFELPLLSAECAVHDALTGKPGSWQRVLRSLDQLQALGARVVPVVVLTRDNCTGLADTLAFLANRGLRQVMINRFNPGGRGLAELPALLPTLEQLREAFATADAQAAALGLKLTSNVGVPHCLVDPHAYRHLRFTSCSADAARRPLVLDLDGNLRLCNHSPVVFGNLFAEPLAELLACDYLERWRRTIPEACVGCARWPRCFGGCRAAAEQMGGTLADCDPLLAMHGASAPGTAGPH